One genomic window of Myxococcota bacterium includes the following:
- the tldD gene encoding metalloprotease TldD — MSQPPPPRDFFRDRFGLDDRSLTAALDATLEREVDYADLFFEYTTQDSVVLEEGIVKNGDRHLEQGVGVRAQKGERQGYAHSDEVTVESLRLAAETARAISSNSARGGSAALAPSGAGRGLYPVAQTPTDVPVGEKIQLVESIDRYARARDPRIIEVMASCVSQDRQVMVVGSDGTVAADFRPLVRLNVQVIAKDGERREVGYQGCGGRTGFDALADPERWQSLVDEAVRVALTNLEAEPCPAGSMTVVLGPGWPGILLHEAIGHGLEGDFNRKGTSAFSGRIGERVAAPGVTVVDDGTLEARRGSINVDDEGTPSQRTVLIEDGILRGYLQDRLNAGLMGMAPTGNGRRESYAHLPMPRMTNTFMLAGEDDPEEILRSVDRGLYAVNFGGGQVDITSGKFVFSASEAYKIEGGRLGAPVKGATLIGNGPDVLTRVSRIGHDLALDRGVGTCGKDGQSVPVGVGLPTLRVDDLTVGGTEG, encoded by the coding sequence ATGAGCCAGCCGCCGCCGCCGCGGGACTTCTTTCGGGACCGCTTTGGCTTGGACGATCGCAGCCTGACGGCGGCCCTCGACGCCACTCTCGAACGGGAGGTCGACTACGCCGATCTCTTCTTCGAGTACACCACCCAGGATTCGGTGGTCCTCGAAGAGGGCATCGTCAAGAACGGCGATCGGCACCTCGAACAGGGCGTCGGCGTCCGCGCACAGAAGGGCGAGCGCCAGGGCTACGCGCACAGCGACGAGGTCACCGTCGAGTCGTTGCGGCTGGCCGCGGAAACCGCGCGCGCGATCTCGAGCAACTCGGCACGCGGCGGCAGCGCCGCACTCGCGCCTAGTGGCGCCGGTCGCGGCCTCTACCCGGTCGCGCAGACACCGACGGACGTTCCCGTCGGCGAGAAGATCCAACTCGTCGAGTCCATCGACCGGTACGCGCGTGCCCGCGACCCGCGCATCATCGAGGTGATGGCGAGCTGCGTCTCCCAGGACCGCCAGGTGATGGTGGTCGGCAGCGACGGCACGGTGGCGGCCGACTTCCGGCCGCTCGTCCGGCTCAACGTCCAGGTGATCGCGAAGGACGGAGAGCGACGTGAGGTGGGCTACCAGGGCTGCGGCGGTCGCACCGGTTTCGACGCCCTCGCCGACCCGGAACGCTGGCAGTCCCTGGTGGACGAAGCCGTGCGCGTCGCCCTCACGAACCTCGAAGCCGAGCCCTGCCCGGCCGGCAGCATGACCGTCGTCCTCGGGCCCGGCTGGCCCGGCATCCTGCTCCACGAGGCGATCGGCCACGGCCTCGAAGGCGACTTCAACCGCAAGGGCACCTCGGCCTTCTCGGGTCGGATCGGCGAGCGGGTCGCGGCGCCCGGCGTCACCGTCGTCGATGACGGCACCCTCGAAGCGCGCCGCGGCTCGATCAACGTGGACGACGAGGGCACGCCCAGCCAGCGGACGGTCCTCATCGAAGACGGCATCCTGCGCGGCTACCTGCAGGATCGCCTCAACGCGGGGCTGATGGGCATGGCGCCCACCGGCAACGGCCGGCGCGAGAGCTACGCCCACCTGCCGATGCCCCGTATGACCAACACCTTCATGCTGGCCGGCGAGGACGACCCGGAGGAGATCCTGCGCTCGGTCGACCGCGGCCTCTACGCAGTGAACTTCGGCGGCGGCCAGGTCGACATCACGAGCGGCAAGTTCGTGTTCTCGGCGAGTGAGGCCTACAAGATCGAGGGCGGACGGCTCGGCGCACCGGTGAAGGGCGCCACGCTGATCGGCAACGGTCCGGACGTCTTGACGCGCGTGTCGAGGATCGGGCACGACCTCGCGCTCGACCGCGGCGTCGGGACCTGCGGCAAGGACGGCCAGTCGGTGCCCGTGGGCGTCGGCCTTCCGACCCTGCGGGTCGACGATCTCACCGTCGGAGGCACCGAAGGATGA
- a CDS encoding TldD/PmbA family protein, whose amino-acid sequence MSQLQDAARAALEAALNAGADAADTVVVLSDSLETRVRGEEVDFVKQARERTLGIRALVRGEGGMRSAITSTSDLGDEAVAKMAKEAALLAQATAVDPAAGLPEGGFADANTLPDLGLVDPADRGVTADARIADAQRAETAARSADARITNSEGSQASSDFNEIVYANSEGFLGSYESAYHGLFAEPLAQDDAGMQRDYWMTVGRRLADLDAPESVGREAADRALRRLGARPVPTCEAPVIFDPRTAASLWGQLAGLVSGYAVYRGTTFLAEKLGEQIGFEGLDLVDDGLRPGGLGSRPFDGEGLPARRTPILESGRLSSWLLDSYSARKLGLASTGNATRSAGSAPGVGAANLGLEPGNASLEDLIADTPRGLLVTELIGMGFNPVNGDYSRGAAGMWIENGKLTHPVEEITIAGNFGDMLRDIDAIGSDLLWLSRIGSPSVRVARMTIAGDS is encoded by the coding sequence ATGAGCCAGCTCCAGGACGCAGCGCGGGCCGCCCTCGAGGCGGCGCTGAACGCCGGGGCGGACGCGGCGGATACCGTGGTCGTGCTCTCGGACTCGCTCGAGACGCGCGTCCGTGGCGAAGAAGTCGACTTCGTGAAGCAGGCGCGTGAGCGCACTCTCGGCATTCGCGCACTGGTTCGCGGCGAGGGCGGCATGCGCTCCGCCATCACCTCCACCAGTGATCTCGGCGACGAGGCCGTCGCCAAGATGGCGAAGGAAGCCGCGCTGCTGGCGCAGGCCACCGCCGTGGATCCGGCGGCTGGTTTGCCCGAGGGCGGCTTTGCCGATGCGAACACCCTGCCCGACCTCGGACTCGTCGACCCCGCCGATCGCGGCGTCACGGCCGATGCCCGCATCGCCGACGCCCAGCGCGCCGAGACGGCGGCGCGCAGTGCCGACGCGCGGATCACCAACTCGGAAGGATCGCAAGCATCCTCCGACTTCAACGAAATCGTCTACGCGAACAGCGAGGGTTTTCTCGGTTCGTACGAGAGCGCCTACCACGGTCTCTTCGCCGAGCCCCTCGCCCAGGACGACGCGGGCATGCAGCGCGACTACTGGATGACCGTCGGCCGCCGGCTCGCCGATCTCGACGCGCCCGAGTCCGTCGGGCGCGAAGCCGCGGATCGCGCACTGCGCCGGCTCGGCGCGCGCCCGGTCCCCACCTGTGAAGCCCCGGTCATCTTCGACCCCCGCACCGCAGCGAGCCTGTGGGGCCAGCTCGCCGGCCTGGTGAGCGGCTACGCCGTCTACCGCGGCACCACCTTCCTGGCCGAGAAGCTCGGTGAGCAAATCGGCTTCGAGGGGCTCGACCTCGTCGACGACGGCCTGCGGCCCGGCGGGCTCGGCAGTCGCCCCTTCGACGGCGAGGGCCTGCCGGCCCGACGCACGCCGATCCTCGAAAGCGGGCGCCTGTCTTCATGGCTCCTCGACAGCTACTCGGCGCGCAAGCTCGGGCTCGCATCGACGGGGAACGCCACGCGTTCGGCGGGCAGCGCCCCGGGCGTCGGCGCCGCGAACCTGGGCCTCGAGCCGGGCAACGCCTCGCTCGAAGATCTGATCGCCGACACGCCGCGCGGGCTGCTCGTGACCGAATTGATCGGGATGGGCTTCAACCCCGTCAACGGCGACTACTCGCGGGGGGCCGCGGGGATGTGGATCGAGAACGGCAAGCTCACGCATCCCGTCGAAGAGATCACCATCGCCGGCAACTTCGGCGACATGCTGCGGGACATCGATGCGATCGGGAGCGACCTCTTGTGGCTCTCCCGGATCGGCTCGCCCAGCGTGCGCGTCGCGCGCATGACGATCGCGGGGGATTCATGA
- a CDS encoding MBL fold metallo-hydrolase translates to MSQTPATMEGLSLPDIDRWSDRVTVALGQNPNMFTGPGTNTYLVGTGSERILIDTGSGVAEYLPVLERALADCGCRIQEIVLTHGHPDHIGGVADVHQSHGALRVSKRPHDGFDAPYDFAITAIDDGDVVETEGATLRALHTPGHAEDHLCFVLEEERSLFSGDNVLGVGTTVIPSQGGDLLDYMQSLERLLGEGPTAIYPAHGPKIPDGVAKVREYIDHRNQREDQILDAMAAGLDDIPAIVARVYAAYPEAFHVPARSSVASHLLKLEREGRVSREGDDPLAARWTQV, encoded by the coding sequence ATGAGCCAGACACCCGCCACCATGGAAGGGCTCTCGCTGCCCGACATCGATCGCTGGTCCGATCGGGTCACGGTCGCTCTCGGACAGAACCCCAACATGTTCACCGGTCCGGGCACCAACACCTACCTGGTGGGCACCGGGTCCGAGCGCATCCTGATCGACACGGGCTCGGGCGTCGCCGAATACCTCCCGGTGCTCGAGCGCGCCCTGGCCGATTGCGGTTGTCGCATCCAGGAGATCGTCCTCACCCACGGGCATCCGGATCACATCGGCGGCGTTGCAGACGTGCATCAGAGTCACGGCGCGCTGCGCGTCTCGAAGCGACCGCACGACGGCTTCGACGCGCCCTACGACTTCGCGATCACGGCGATCGACGACGGCGACGTGGTCGAGACCGAAGGCGCGACCCTGCGCGCCCTCCACACGCCAGGCCACGCCGAGGACCACCTGTGCTTCGTGCTCGAGGAGGAGCGTTCCCTCTTCAGCGGCGACAACGTGCTCGGCGTCGGAACGACCGTGATTCCCTCCCAGGGCGGCGACCTGCTCGACTACATGCAGTCGCTCGAGCGGCTGCTCGGCGAGGGGCCCACCGCGATCTACCCGGCCCACGGACCGAAGATCCCGGACGGCGTCGCCAAGGTGCGCGAGTACATCGACCATCGGAATCAACGCGAGGACCAGATCCTCGACGCGATGGCAGCCGGTCTCGACGACATCCCGGCGATCGTGGCGCGGGTGTACGCCGCCTACCCGGAAGCGTTCCATGTGCCGGCGCGAAGTTCGGTGGCGTCCCACCTGTTGAAGCTGGAGCGGGAGGGTCGGGTCTCGCGCGAAGGCGACGACCCGCTCGCCGCCCGCTGGACCCAGGTGTGA
- a CDS encoding DoxX family protein — protein MDWGSWLVGSTETLYDVALFVTRVGIGVCFVVHGLGKLGIVGTGNLQGFTEWLASLGVPMAPVQARMAMLSEIGGGTALALGFLTRPACLLLIVTMAVAGIVGHRGAGYLITNDPPGAEYTINLALICFAILLLGPGALSVDALLFP, from the coding sequence ATGGACTGGGGCAGCTGGCTGGTGGGAAGCACCGAAACCCTCTACGACGTGGCGCTCTTCGTGACGCGCGTCGGCATCGGCGTCTGCTTCGTGGTGCACGGGCTCGGTAAGCTCGGGATCGTCGGGACGGGCAACTTGCAGGGGTTCACCGAATGGTTGGCGAGCCTCGGCGTTCCGATGGCGCCGGTGCAGGCGCGGATGGCGATGCTCTCCGAGATCGGCGGCGGCACTGCGTTGGCGCTGGGCTTCCTCACCCGGCCGGCGTGTCTGCTCTTGATCGTCACGATGGCCGTCGCGGGCATCGTCGGTCACCGCGGTGCGGGCTATCTGATCACCAACGATCCGCCGGGCGCCGAGTACACGATCAACCTCGCGCTGATCTGCTTCGCGATCCTGCTACTCGGCCCAGGCGCCCTCTCCGTGGACGCTCTCCTCTTCCCTTAG
- a CDS encoding CoA transferase: MDKEQFFRDARRDGEGPIAGLRVLEATTTWAGPMCGCLLADFGADVIKVEHPDGEIARRSPPFLPGTDPPLSFMHETLNRNKRSLALDLHEAEGRAVFLRLAERSDVVIENFRPGTADAWGIGYDAVRAVRPDVVYVSISGFGQWGPDHDRVGYDPLAQAASGFLSLNGSPDGEPVKSPTFLADDLAGVHGALAALAALRHRDRTGEGQHIDVSLLDALLFQSTGYLTLGALDAPLPRLGNQFRVAAPANTYRCRDGSVMAGVLLDSHWRKLSEVIGRPELGRDPRFATATERIARREEVDGLLASFAAERSVAEFVAALREASVPAAAVRSYAEAARDPHVIDREMLQEVPRPDGARVPVTGPAAKFSRTPVRVRRPASPLGGETREVLKELGFSQSEIAALHENATVASAPPGPLPDAGD, translated from the coding sequence ATGGACAAGGAGCAGTTCTTTCGCGACGCACGTCGCGATGGCGAAGGCCCCATCGCGGGGTTGCGCGTCCTCGAAGCGACGACGACCTGGGCCGGGCCGATGTGCGGTTGCCTGCTCGCCGACTTCGGTGCGGACGTCATCAAGGTCGAACATCCCGACGGCGAGATCGCGCGCCGCTCCCCGCCCTTCCTGCCCGGAACCGATCCCCCGCTCTCGTTCATGCACGAGACCCTCAACCGGAACAAGCGCAGCCTCGCCCTCGACCTCCACGAGGCGGAAGGCCGCGCCGTCTTCCTGCGCCTGGCCGAACGCTCGGACGTCGTCATCGAGAACTTCCGACCCGGCACGGCCGACGCCTGGGGGATCGGCTACGACGCCGTTCGCGCGGTGCGTCCCGACGTCGTGTACGTCTCGATCTCGGGGTTCGGACAGTGGGGACCCGACCACGACCGCGTGGGCTACGACCCTCTGGCTCAGGCGGCGAGCGGCTTCCTCTCCCTCAACGGTTCCCCGGACGGCGAACCCGTGAAGTCGCCGACCTTCCTGGCCGACGATCTCGCCGGGGTGCACGGTGCCCTGGCCGCGCTCGCAGCCCTGCGCCACCGCGACCGCACCGGCGAGGGGCAACACATCGACGTCTCGCTCCTCGATGCGCTCCTCTTCCAGTCGACCGGGTATCTCACCCTGGGCGCGCTCGACGCGCCCCTGCCCCGCCTCGGCAATCAGTTTCGTGTGGCCGCCCCGGCGAACACCTACCGCTGTCGCGACGGAAGCGTGATGGCCGGCGTGTTGCTCGACAGCCACTGGCGCAAGCTCAGTGAAGTGATCGGGCGACCCGAGCTCGGCCGCGATCCCCGCTTCGCGACGGCAACCGAACGCATCGCCCGACGCGAAGAGGTCGACGGGTTGCTCGCGTCGTTTGCAGCCGAGCGGAGCGTCGCCGAGTTCGTCGCCGCCCTCCGCGAAGCCAGCGTGCCGGCCGCAGCGGTCCGCAGCTACGCCGAGGCAGCCCGTGACCCGCATGTGATCGACCGCGAGATGCTCCAGGAGGTCCCGCGTCCCGACGGCGCCCGGGTTCCGGTGACCGGACCCGCCGCGAAGTTCTCTCGCACCCCGGTGCGGGTGCGTCGGCCCGCGTCGCCCCTCGGCGGGGAGACCCGCGAGGTCCTGAAAGAATTGGGCTTTTCCCAGTCCGAGATCGCCGCGTTGCACGAGAACGCCACCGTCGCGTCGGCGCCGCCGGGCCCACTTCCCGACGCGGGCGATTGA
- a CDS encoding peroxiredoxin → MRKPVTETIQVGSEVPDFTLTTYEPKTGDFGEVSLADLKSSGKWTILFFYPADFTFVUATEFAALAGLQDRFEKMGARLITVSCDTHFTHLAWHTVEKELKDVQFTMGSDKTGELARAFGIYLEDAGLALRGTYVIAPDGKLLFSEVNFLNVGRNVDEMMRKFKAALYVSKKDEGIPPTWNEDGDLTLKPSAKMVGKVHEALSNDGNPA, encoded by the coding sequence ATGAGGAAACCCGTGACGGAGACCATCCAAGTCGGGAGCGAAGTCCCCGACTTCACCCTGACGACCTACGAGCCCAAGACGGGCGATTTCGGCGAGGTGAGCCTCGCGGACCTGAAGTCGAGCGGGAAGTGGACGATCCTCTTCTTCTACCCCGCCGACTTCACCTTCGTCTGAGCGACTGAATTCGCGGCCCTGGCAGGGCTGCAAGATCGCTTCGAGAAGATGGGCGCACGGTTGATCACCGTGAGCTGCGACACGCACTTCACCCACCTCGCGTGGCACACCGTCGAGAAGGAGCTCAAGGACGTCCAGTTCACGATGGGCTCGGACAAGACCGGCGAGCTCGCGCGGGCCTTCGGCATCTACCTGGAAGACGCGGGCCTCGCGCTGCGCGGCACCTACGTGATCGCCCCGGACGGCAAGCTCCTGTTCTCCGAGGTGAATTTCCTGAACGTCGGCCGCAACGTCGACGAGATGATGCGCAAGTTCAAGGCGGCGCTCTACGTCTCCAAGAAGGACGAGGGCATCCCGCCCACCTGGAACGAAGACGGCGACCTCACGCTCAAGCCTTCCGCCAAGATGGTCGGCAAGGTGCACGAGGCGCTCAGCAACGACGGCAACCCGGCCTAG
- the arsC gene encoding arsenate reductase (glutaredoxin) (This arsenate reductase requires both glutathione and glutaredoxin to convert arsenate to arsenite, after which the efflux transporter formed by ArsA and ArsB can extrude the arsenite from the cell, providing resistance.), whose protein sequence is MLPKDRPVLLHNPRCSKSRAALALLEERGVAFDTRLYLETPLDRSELDELAARLGRGPGGWVRRGESAYAEAGLSDDSEDAALLDAIAQQPILMERPILVNGERAVVGRPPEDVLGLLDD, encoded by the coding sequence ATGCTCCCGAAAGACCGACCCGTGCTGCTTCACAACCCGCGCTGTTCGAAGAGTCGTGCCGCGCTGGCCCTGCTCGAGGAGCGAGGTGTCGCGTTCGACACGAGGCTCTATCTCGAGACGCCCCTGGACCGAAGCGAACTCGACGAGTTGGCTGCACGTCTCGGACGCGGCCCGGGTGGCTGGGTGCGACGTGGCGAATCCGCCTACGCCGAAGCGGGGCTCTCCGACGACTCCGAGGACGCCGCGCTGCTCGACGCGATCGCCCAGCAGCCCATCCTGATGGAGCGCCCGATCCTGGTGAACGGGGAGCGCGCGGTCGTCGGGCGTCCACCGGAAGACGTCCTCGGACTGCTCGACGACTAG
- a CDS encoding ammonium transporter, with product MPSPRRALSVLAASVLPWCFASSAAAEGTVDTGDTAWILTATALVLFMTIPGLSLFYGGLVRTKNVLSVLMQCFVLTALMTLLWLAYGYSMAFDTTGMQEGVTNLNSFVGGFGKAFLSGVGPDSVSGTIPELLFFAFQMTFAIITPALIVGAFAERMKFSAMLLFMVGWLTFVYLPICHMTWGGAGGFFADWGVFDFAGGIVVHITAGVAALVLAVLLGTRRGWPTAPMMPHNLTLTVVGTGMLWVGWYGFNAGSALGAGGSAAMALVVTQISASTAALTWMGVEWATRGKPSVLGIVTGSIAGLAAITPASGFVGPIGALSIGLASGLACYWASVILKFKLGYDDSLDVFGVHGVGGFVGTILVAVFASETFGGLEGDLAIGSQLGVQFGAAVITVVYTAIASFVLAKIVDAVVGLRIDDHSEEQGLDLSQHGESGYNL from the coding sequence ATGCCCAGCCCCCGCCGCGCCCTGTCCGTCCTCGCAGCCAGCGTGCTGCCCTGGTGCTTCGCCAGTAGCGCCGCCGCCGAGGGAACCGTCGACACCGGGGACACGGCCTGGATCCTGACCGCCACCGCGCTGGTGCTGTTCATGACGATCCCGGGGCTCTCGCTCTTCTACGGCGGCTTGGTCCGCACCAAGAACGTGCTCTCGGTGCTGATGCAGTGCTTCGTGCTGACGGCGCTGATGACCTTGCTCTGGTTGGCCTACGGCTACAGCATGGCCTTCGACACGACCGGCATGCAGGAAGGCGTGACGAACCTGAATTCGTTCGTGGGCGGGTTCGGCAAGGCGTTCCTCTCGGGTGTCGGGCCGGACTCCGTGTCGGGCACGATTCCCGAGCTGCTCTTCTTCGCCTTCCAGATGACTTTCGCGATCATCACGCCGGCGCTCATCGTGGGCGCCTTCGCCGAGCGGATGAAGTTCTCGGCCATGCTGCTCTTCATGGTCGGCTGGCTGACTTTCGTGTACCTGCCGATCTGCCACATGACCTGGGGCGGCGCGGGTGGCTTCTTCGCCGACTGGGGCGTCTTCGACTTCGCGGGCGGCATCGTCGTCCACATCACGGCGGGCGTCGCCGCGCTCGTGCTGGCCGTTCTGCTCGGCACGCGACGCGGCTGGCCGACGGCCCCGATGATGCCCCACAACCTCACGCTCACCGTCGTCGGGACGGGCATGCTCTGGGTGGGCTGGTACGGCTTCAATGCCGGCAGCGCCCTGGGCGCCGGCGGCAGCGCGGCCATGGCGTTGGTGGTGACCCAGATCTCGGCATCCACGGCCGCCCTCACCTGGATGGGAGTCGAGTGGGCCACGCGCGGGAAGCCCTCGGTGCTCGGCATCGTCACCGGCAGCATCGCGGGGCTCGCCGCGATCACCCCGGCGTCGGGCTTCGTCGGTCCGATCGGCGCGCTCTCCATCGGCCTGGCCTCGGGCCTGGCCTGCTACTGGGCATCGGTGATCCTGAAGTTCAAGCTCGGCTATGACGATTCCCTCGACGTGTTCGGGGTCCACGGAGTGGGCGGTTTCGTCGGCACCATCCTGGTCGCGGTCTTCGCCTCCGAGACCTTCGGCGGGCTCGAAGGCGACCTGGCGATCGGCTCCCAGCTCGGCGTCCAGTTCGGTGCGGCGGTCATCACCGTCGTGTACACCGCGATCGCGTCCTTCGTGCTCGCGAAGATCGTCGACGCAGTCGTCGGTCTGCGCATCGACGACCACAGCGAGGAGCAGGGGCTCGACCTCAGCCAGCACGGCGAGAGCGGCTACAACCTCTAG
- the arfB gene encoding alternative ribosome rescue aminoacyl-tRNA hydrolase ArfB has translation MAVETDLWVRGNLVIPADELRETASRSGGPGGQHVNKANTRVTLHWCLAESRALSDSQRRRVLARLGDRVTRAGNLVVHASRHRSRARNRELARERLAELVRDALRTQRRRVPTRESAASKRRTLEAKRRRSDTKRGRRRVERDRE, from the coding sequence GTGGCGGTCGAAACCGATCTCTGGGTGCGCGGGAACCTCGTGATTCCCGCGGACGAGCTGCGCGAGACGGCGAGCCGTTCGGGCGGACCGGGCGGCCAGCACGTCAACAAGGCGAACACCCGGGTCACCCTGCACTGGTGCCTCGCCGAGAGCCGTGCGCTCTCCGACAGCCAGCGCCGTCGGGTGCTCGCGCGGCTGGGCGATCGCGTCACGCGCGCCGGCAACCTCGTGGTCCACGCGTCCCGACACCGCTCGCGCGCGCGCAACCGCGAGCTCGCCCGGGAGCGCCTGGCCGAGTTGGTGCGCGACGCGCTGCGGACCCAGCGCCGACGCGTCCCGACCCGGGAGAGCGCGGCCTCGAAGCGGCGCACCCTCGAGGCGAAGCGCCGCCGCAGCGATACGAAACGCGGGCGCCGGCGCGTGGAGCGCGACCGGGAGTGA
- a CDS encoding 4'-phosphopantetheinyl transferase superfamily protein yields the protein MIETLLPEGVAFAESEIPDPPEPLHPDETALAEAMGPRRRPEFHAGRACARRALAQLGVHDRPVLRGARRAPLWPTGCVGAITHTDAYCAAVAAHDRDWAGVGLDAELRKPLSTRALERICSPEECAHLRALPGTSAEAWGNVVFSAKESLYKAYFPQTEVYLGFRDAALELDPERGRFAIRLVNDEVPDLAGRRAFEGRFAIATTRVYTFLAAPAAH from the coding sequence GTGATCGAGACACTGCTGCCCGAGGGCGTCGCGTTCGCCGAGTCCGAGATTCCCGACCCGCCCGAGCCGCTCCACCCGGACGAAACGGCGCTCGCCGAAGCCATGGGGCCGCGACGCCGCCCCGAGTTCCACGCCGGGCGCGCCTGCGCGCGACGCGCGCTCGCGCAGCTGGGGGTCCACGATCGTCCGGTCCTGCGCGGTGCCCGCCGGGCTCCCCTGTGGCCGACGGGCTGCGTCGGCGCGATCACCCACACCGACGCCTACTGCGCCGCGGTCGCCGCGCACGATCGCGACTGGGCCGGCGTCGGACTCGACGCCGAGCTGCGCAAGCCCCTCTCGACGCGCGCCCTCGAGCGCATCTGCTCGCCCGAAGAATGTGCCCACCTGCGTGCGCTACCGGGCACCTCCGCCGAGGCCTGGGGCAACGTCGTGTTCTCGGCGAAGGAAAGCCTCTACAAGGCGTACTTCCCCCAGACCGAGGTGTACCTGGGCTTTCGCGACGCCGCCTTGGAGCTCGACCCCGAGCGCGGCCGGTTCGCGATTCGCCTGGTCAACGACGAAGTGCCCGACCTGGCCGGACGGCGCGCCTTCGAAGGGCGCTTTGCGATCGCGACGACGCGCGTCTACACCTTTCTGGCAGCGCCCGCGGCTCACTGA
- a CDS encoding DUF2203 family protein, with the protein MTDDESPIRCWSLAGAREILAEVRRHTSEAVTQIGEIDARRSELPAGSSGRKQLDDDVHRAVAKWTRAMEALGVEVHGSWRVGFDNGEGYFCWRWPEPEIAYFRGYDDEDDARARIQ; encoded by the coding sequence GTGACCGACGACGAATCTCCCATTCGCTGTTGGAGTCTCGCTGGCGCGCGCGAGATCCTGGCCGAGGTGCGCCGCCATACCTCCGAGGCGGTGACGCAGATCGGTGAGATCGATGCGCGGCGCTCGGAGCTGCCTGCGGGATCGTCGGGTCGCAAGCAGCTCGACGACGACGTGCACCGGGCCGTCGCGAAGTGGACGCGCGCCATGGAGGCGCTCGGCGTCGAGGTGCACGGCTCCTGGCGCGTGGGCTTCGACAATGGCGAGGGCTACTTCTGCTGGCGCTGGCCCGAACCCGAGATTGCCTACTTCCGCGGCTACGACGACGAGGACGACGCGCGCGCGCGAATTCAGTGA
- a CDS encoding MlaD family protein: protein MPDQNRLPLIVGAFVMASLAALALAVFSLSSQQGVFVERYRLVGYYDNVGGLKPNAPVWLAGTQVGRVESVNLDVRDDGTPGVEVVLQIDEVVQSRIRGDSHASIGTIGLLGDRYVEISLGTPDAAPLEANAEIRTVDPTNLTRVIDTGTQALDNIATLAANLNSVVAEFEADSGGEGLAASVVAVADIVKEIQEGSGLLHSLIYDNYEGSGVASIEASLGTLEGILNEIAEGEGLLHSLIYEELTEQDAVFELLQAGSRLNSILAKMDGGEGTIGLLLNDPTLYEDMKRLIGGAQRSTVVRTLIQMSADDEADE from the coding sequence TTGCCTGACCAGAACCGCTTGCCCCTGATCGTGGGAGCCTTCGTGATGGCGTCGCTGGCGGCCCTGGCCCTGGCGGTGTTCTCGCTCTCGTCCCAGCAGGGCGTGTTCGTCGAGCGCTACCGCCTCGTCGGCTACTACGACAACGTCGGCGGCTTGAAGCCGAACGCGCCCGTCTGGCTCGCGGGCACCCAGGTCGGCCGGGTCGAGAGCGTGAACCTCGACGTGCGCGACGACGGGACGCCCGGCGTCGAGGTGGTGCTCCAGATCGATGAGGTCGTGCAGAGCCGGATCCGCGGCGATTCCCACGCGTCGATCGGGACCATCGGCCTGTTGGGCGATCGCTACGTCGAAATCTCGCTCGGGACGCCCGACGCGGCGCCCCTCGAGGCCAACGCCGAGATCCGCACCGTCGACCCGACCAATCTCACCCGGGTGATCGACACCGGCACCCAGGCTCTCGACAACATCGCCACGCTCGCGGCCAACCTGAACTCGGTGGTGGCCGAGTTCGAAGCCGACAGCGGCGGCGAGGGCCTGGCGGCCTCGGTGGTGGCGGTGGCCGACATCGTGAAGGAGATCCAGGAAGGCAGTGGTCTGCTGCACAGCCTGATCTACGACAACTACGAGGGCAGCGGCGTTGCGAGCATCGAGGCGTCGCTCGGCACGCTCGAAGGCATCCTGAACGAGATCGCCGAGGGCGAGGGCCTGCTGCACAGCCTGATCTACGAAGAGCTCACCGAGCAGGACGCCGTCTTCGAACTGCTCCAGGCCGGCTCCAGGCTGAACAGCATCCTCGCGAAGATGGACGGCGGCGAGGGCACGATCGGGCTCCTGCTGAACGATCCGACGCTCTACGAGGACATGAAGCGGCTCATCGGCGGCGCTCAGCGCAGCACGGTGGTGCGCACGCTGATCCAGATGTCCGCCGACGACGAAGCGGACGAGTGA